From Sporosarcina sp. Marseille-Q4943, the proteins below share one genomic window:
- a CDS encoding DMT family transporter, whose amino-acid sequence MEKPTIHPYIPIIIGVISVALSAIFVKLTTADSGVIAFYRMLFTVILMLPLFLAKYRKEVFLLTKKDWIFSAVAGVFLAFHFILWFESLNYTSVASSTVLVTLQPIFAFVGTYFFFKEKLSVKTILSAVIAIAGSVIISWSDFQLSGTAFFGDMLALAACALITAYLLFGQEVRKRLSLITYTFLLYSISTVTLFFYVLIKGESFGPYSTSNWFWFFLLALIPNLLGHSLFNWAVKWVSTNVISIAILFEPVGASVLAFYILHEKLSAAQITGGIVVIAGILLFIVDIKKLREKLFLKKA is encoded by the coding sequence ATGGAAAAGCCTACAATTCATCCTTATATCCCGATTATCATAGGTGTCATATCAGTGGCGCTCTCAGCAATATTCGTAAAACTGACGACAGCCGATTCCGGCGTCATCGCTTTTTACCGTATGTTGTTCACAGTTATTCTCATGCTTCCGTTATTCCTAGCTAAATATAGGAAGGAAGTTTTTCTATTAACGAAGAAAGACTGGATCTTTTCGGCGGTTGCCGGTGTTTTCCTAGCCTTTCATTTCATTCTATGGTTTGAGTCGTTGAACTACACTTCTGTCGCAAGTTCAACCGTCCTCGTTACATTGCAGCCGATCTTTGCGTTTGTCGGTACGTATTTCTTCTTTAAAGAGAAGCTTTCAGTTAAAACCATCTTATCGGCAGTTATTGCGATAGCAGGTAGCGTCATTATCAGTTGGAGCGACTTCCAGTTAAGCGGAACTGCTTTTTTCGGTGATATGCTTGCTTTGGCTGCCTGTGCATTAATAACCGCATACTTGCTTTTCGGACAAGAAGTCCGTAAACGATTGTCTCTTATTACTTATACGTTCCTTCTATACTCAATCAGTACAGTTACGCTCTTTTTTTATGTCCTTATTAAAGGAGAGTCATTTGGTCCTTATTCAACATCAAATTGGTTCTGGTTCTTCCTACTTGCGCTCATACCAAACCTGTTAGGACACTCACTATTCAATTGGGCGGTAAAGTGGGTCAGTACGAATGTCATTTCCATTGCTATACTTTTTGAACCTGTAGGCGCGTCAGTTCTTGCATTCTATATCCTTCACGAAAAGCTTTCTGCAGCGCAAATAACGGGAGGAATCGTTGTCATAGCAGGCATTCTCTTGTTCATTGTCGATATAAAAAAGCTTCGCGAAAAATTATTTTTGAAAAAGGCTTGA
- a CDS encoding MgtC/SapB family protein, whose protein sequence is MEWIMNNSMYPEVLIKIAIALGLSLIIGVEREIKKKPIGLKTSAVISTFSCLLTIVSIEAAYLVPARDDINVTMDPLRLAAQIVSGIGFLGAGAILRRENDNITGLTTAAMIWGAASIGIAVGAGFYIEAAFAVLSILFVIEVIAPLLSKFGPKRIRSKEAACIVVISDKRKIDNLIQILNSENMKVENLRIRQVHFDDKPSVHEVDFRLDALPKKETTQLYTELTELPYIESVEIEIFP, encoded by the coding sequence ATGGAGTGGATTATGAACAACTCAATGTATCCCGAAGTATTAATTAAAATTGCAATTGCTTTAGGTTTAAGTTTAATTATCGGGGTAGAAAGGGAAATTAAGAAGAAGCCGATCGGTTTGAAAACGAGCGCGGTCATCTCGACCTTCAGTTGTCTATTAACCATCGTCTCAATAGAAGCAGCATATCTTGTTCCAGCCAGGGACGATATTAATGTAACGATGGATCCATTGCGACTTGCAGCACAAATCGTGAGCGGAATCGGCTTCCTCGGCGCTGGTGCCATCCTAAGAAGAGAAAACGATAATATTACAGGTTTAACGACAGCGGCAATGATTTGGGGAGCTGCGAGTATCGGAATTGCAGTCGGTGCTGGATTTTATATTGAAGCAGCGTTTGCTGTATTAAGCATCCTTTTCGTCATCGAGGTTATCGCACCTCTCCTTAGCAAGTTTGGGCCGAAAAGAATTCGTTCGAAGGAGGCTGCGTGTATCGTTGTCATTTCGGATAAAAGAAAAATTGATAATTTGATTCAAATCTTGAATTCCGAAAATATGAAAGTGGAAAACTTGCGTATTCGGCAAGTGCACTTTGATGATAAGCCATCAGTGCATGAAGTCGATTTCCGTCTGGATGCATTGCCCAAAAAAGAAACTACTCAATTATACACTGAGCTAACTGAACTACCTTATATTGAATCAGTCGAAATTGAAATTTTCCCTTAA
- a CDS encoding cation diffusion facilitator family transporter produces the protein MKDILRLLKDGNKPSLLAAIVNAAIAILKAVAYMLTGNVAMFAETLHSLGDAANQFFVYIGSALSKKAPTPSFPNGFGRVVNLVCLGAVIIVGIMSYEAVKEGWHHVLNPTETKGLLINLSVLGLATALEFFVLLKASKEVAHESGQAYSGLKAFGYSLTHLNKAKPATKLVFMEDMVATIGGLLAFVAVLVAHFTGFLQAEGIASMLIGFMMFYVVGKVFLENARGAIGETDEEMLNHISQIIAEDPDIKDIQKVEVIKEGEYLHVEVIAEVDPTQTVAYIDDVRDRLMALVLKQKGVREALISFDEDDGIKTWQGVKEPTISEEARKKLPEGKK, from the coding sequence ATGAAAGATATTTTACGCTTGCTTAAGGATGGCAATAAACCGTCACTGTTGGCCGCAATCGTCAACGCCGCCATTGCCATCCTTAAAGCAGTCGCCTATATGTTGACTGGAAACGTAGCGATGTTTGCAGAAACGTTGCACTCCTTGGGAGATGCGGCAAACCAATTTTTTGTGTATATAGGTTCCGCACTCTCCAAGAAAGCGCCAACCCCGAGTTTTCCTAACGGATTCGGAAGGGTTGTCAACCTTGTCTGTTTAGGTGCTGTCATCATCGTCGGAATCATGTCGTACGAGGCAGTAAAGGAAGGTTGGCATCATGTATTGAATCCAACCGAGACAAAAGGGCTCCTCATCAATTTAAGTGTTTTAGGTCTAGCCACGGCACTGGAATTTTTCGTTTTACTGAAGGCTTCGAAAGAAGTTGCGCATGAGTCAGGACAAGCCTATTCAGGGTTGAAAGCATTCGGCTACAGTTTGACGCACCTAAACAAAGCGAAGCCCGCTACTAAATTGGTCTTTATGGAAGACATGGTTGCAACTATCGGGGGGTTATTGGCTTTTGTCGCAGTATTGGTTGCCCATTTCACCGGATTCCTTCAGGCGGAAGGTATTGCATCCATGTTGATTGGCTTTATGATGTTCTATGTCGTCGGAAAGGTGTTCCTCGAGAATGCAAGAGGAGCAATTGGAGAAACCGATGAAGAGATGTTGAACCATATTTCGCAAATTATCGCCGAAGATCCCGATATAAAGGACATCCAAAAAGTAGAAGTGATCAAAGAAGGTGAATACCTTCACGTCGAAGTGATTGCTGAAGTGGATCCGACACAAACCGTCGCATATATCGATGATGTTAGGGACAGGCTAATGGCTTTAGTGTTGAAGCAAAAAGGCGTCCGCGAAGCATTGATTTCATTTGATGAAGATGATGGCATCAAAACTTGGCAAGGAGTAAAAGAACCTACAATATCTGAAGAAGCACGGAAGAAATTGCCGGAAGGAAAAAAGTAG
- a CDS encoding iron-containing alcohol dehydrogenase, whose amino-acid sequence MKEFIFHNPTKLIFGKNSIAQLAKELSAYGNRILVVYGGGSIKKNGLYNELMEILKEEQKEVFELAGVEPNPRISTARRGAELCKEHDIDFILAVGGGSVIDCTKLIATATKYDGDPWDFVIKKDSPKDAIPFGTILTLAATGSEMNAGSVITNEETEEKYGWGSPFNYPKFSILDPTYTLSLPKDQTVYGIVDMMSHIFEQYFHSATNTPLQDELCEGALRAIMAAGEKLVDDLQNYELRETILLGGTWGLNGFLGMGNAGGDWGTHDIEHAVSAVYDIPHAGGLAILFPHWMRHTLKLNPARYARLAVNVFGVDPEGKSDEDVANEGIDKLRAYWTAIGAPERLADYGIDDSKIDIMAKKAAINGPLGRFAQLSEEEVKTILEASL is encoded by the coding sequence TTGAAGGAATTCATTTTTCACAACCCAACAAAGTTGATTTTTGGGAAAAACTCTATAGCGCAGCTGGCAAAGGAACTGTCGGCTTATGGAAACAGGATCCTCGTTGTATATGGAGGAGGAAGCATTAAAAAGAATGGTCTTTATAATGAATTGATGGAAATCTTGAAAGAAGAGCAAAAGGAAGTGTTCGAACTTGCAGGTGTCGAGCCGAACCCGCGTATCAGCACGGCGAGAAGAGGGGCTGAACTCTGTAAAGAGCATGACATTGATTTCATACTGGCGGTTGGCGGAGGGTCAGTCATTGATTGTACGAAGCTAATTGCGACAGCTACAAAATATGACGGCGACCCATGGGATTTTGTCATTAAGAAAGACTCTCCAAAAGACGCGATTCCTTTCGGGACAATTTTGACGCTAGCGGCGACCGGTTCTGAAATGAATGCAGGGTCCGTTATTACAAATGAAGAAACTGAAGAAAAATACGGATGGGGAAGTCCATTCAACTATCCGAAATTCTCAATACTCGACCCAACTTATACGCTATCCTTGCCGAAGGATCAAACCGTTTACGGCATCGTCGATATGATGTCGCATATTTTTGAGCAGTACTTCCATAGTGCGACCAATACTCCGCTACAGGATGAGTTGTGCGAAGGGGCATTGCGGGCGATCATGGCAGCGGGTGAAAAGCTCGTAGATGATTTGCAGAACTATGAGTTGCGTGAAACAATCCTTCTAGGCGGCACTTGGGGATTGAATGGGTTTTTAGGCATGGGGAATGCGGGTGGTGACTGGGGGACGCATGACATTGAACATGCCGTATCTGCAGTTTACGATATTCCGCATGCTGGAGGATTGGCGATTCTTTTCCCGCATTGGATGAGACATACGCTGAAGTTGAACCCGGCGCGCTATGCGAGGTTGGCAGTCAACGTATTCGGAGTAGATCCCGAAGGCAAATCAGATGAGGATGTTGCAAATGAAGGAATTGACAAACTGAGAGCGTATTGGACAGCTATCGGTGCGCCTGAAAGGCTAGCGGATTACGGCATCGATGACTCGAAGATTGACATTATGGCAAAGAAAGCGGCAATCAATGGGCCGCTCGGCAGATTTGCTCAACTGAGTGAAGAGGAAGTCAAAACCATATTGGAAGCTTCATTATAA
- a CDS encoding DUF378 domain-containing protein: MARKLALAITIIGALNWGVVGIFSFDVVAQFSNGHAQPLARFFYSIVGISGLISLGLLFDTWRENNAELVTVAEPEEV, translated from the coding sequence TTGGCTCGAAAACTAGCGCTGGCCATTACAATTATCGGTGCTCTGAATTGGGGAGTCGTCGGGATTTTCAGCTTCGATGTCGTAGCCCAATTTTCAAATGGTCATGCACAACCACTTGCACGCTTTTTTTATAGTATCGTCGGGATTTCCGGACTCATTTCGCTAGGGTTGCTATTCGACACATGGCGCGAGAATAATGCGGAACTTGTTACTGTCGCGGAGCCGGAAGAAGTGTAA
- a CDS encoding Glu/Leu/Phe/Val dehydrogenase produces MTENLNLFTSTQVVIKDALDKLGYDEGMYDLLKEPIRMVEVRIPVRMDDGKVKVFTGFRGQHNDAVGPTKGGVRFHPGVTADEVRALSMWMTLKAGIVDLPYGGGKGGIICDPREMSMGELERLSRGYVRALSQVMGPTKDIPAPDVFTNAQIMAWMMDEYSRIDEFNSPGFITGKPIVLGGSQGRDRATAEGVTIIINEAAKKRGIDMKGARVVIQGFGNAGSFLSKFLHDAGAKVIGISDAYGALHDPNGLDIDYLLDRRDSFGTVTTLFDNTITNAELLELDCDILVPAAIENQITEKNANNIKATIVVEAANGPTTSEATKILTERGILLVPDVLASAGGVTVSYFEWVQNNMGYYWTEDEVREKMTTKMVDAFENVYNVATTRNIDMRLAAYMIGIRKTAEASRFRGWA; encoded by the coding sequence ATGACTGAAAACCTGAATCTGTTTACGTCTACACAAGTTGTCATTAAGGATGCACTTGACAAACTAGGCTATGATGAAGGAATGTACGATCTTCTGAAAGAACCAATCCGTATGGTGGAAGTTAGAATTCCTGTCCGCATGGATGATGGAAAAGTGAAGGTATTCACTGGCTTCCGCGGACAACATAACGATGCTGTCGGTCCAACGAAGGGCGGCGTCCGCTTCCATCCTGGAGTAACTGCTGATGAAGTGCGCGCGTTGTCAATGTGGATGACATTGAAAGCGGGAATTGTCGATCTGCCGTATGGCGGCGGTAAAGGCGGAATTATCTGCGACCCGAGAGAAATGTCGATGGGCGAGCTAGAGCGTTTGAGCCGTGGATATGTACGTGCATTGAGCCAGGTAATGGGACCGACTAAAGATATCCCTGCACCGGACGTTTTCACAAATGCGCAAATTATGGCTTGGATGATGGATGAATATAGTAGAATTGATGAATTCAACTCCCCTGGTTTCATTACAGGTAAACCGATTGTACTCGGCGGCTCCCAAGGGCGCGACCGTGCAACGGCAGAAGGTGTCACAATCATTATTAATGAAGCGGCGAAAAAACGTGGAATTGATATGAAAGGGGCACGTGTTGTCATCCAAGGATTTGGAAACGCAGGAAGTTTCCTATCCAAATTCCTTCATGATGCAGGTGCGAAAGTTATCGGTATTTCCGATGCTTATGGCGCACTTCATGACCCGAATGGTTTGGACATCGACTATCTGTTAGATCGTCGTGACAGCTTTGGAACGGTTACAACACTTTTTGATAATACGATCACGAACGCTGAACTATTGGAATTGGATTGCGATATTCTAGTTCCAGCGGCTATCGAAAATCAAATCACAGAGAAGAATGCTAATAACATTAAAGCGACTATCGTTGTGGAAGCGGCAAATGGTCCAACAACTTCTGAAGCTACGAAAATACTTACGGAGCGAGGAATCCTCCTTGTGCCTGACGTACTTGCAAGTGCCGGCGGCGTAACAGTTTCCTACTTCGAATGGGTTCAGAACAACATGGGTTATTACTGGACAGAAGACGAAGTTCGCGAAAAAATGACAACTAAAATGGTTGACGCATTCGAGAACGTATATAACGTTGCGACAACAAGAAATATTGATATGCGTCTTGCTGCATACATGATCGGAATCCGCAAAACAGCGGAAGCATCCCGATTCAGAGGATGGGCATAA
- a CDS encoding ornithine--oxo-acid transaminase yields the protein MSVSEKIISQTNKYGANNYHPLPIVISEAEGVWVKDPEGNKYMDMLSAYSAVNQGHRHPRIIQALKDQADKVTLTSRAFHNDQLGPWYELVCELTGKDMALPMNTGAEAVETAIKAARRWAYDVKGVEENKAEIIGCNGNFHGRTMTAVSLSSEAEYKRGFGPMLPGIKLVDFGDLKALEDAITPNTAAFIIEPIQGEAGILIPPAGYMKEAYELCKKHNVLFIADEIQAGLCRTGKMFACEWEGFEPDMYILGKALGGGVFPISCVVANKDILGVFNPGSHGSTFGGNPMACAVSIASLEVLQDEKLADKSLELGNYFIEQLQNINHPSIKEVRGRGLFIGVELTEAARPYCEKLKELGLLCKETHDTVIRFAPPLIITKEELDWALEKINKVFAS from the coding sequence ATGTCGGTTTCTGAAAAGATCATTTCACAAACGAATAAATACGGGGCGAACAACTACCATCCACTGCCAATTGTCATTTCTGAAGCGGAAGGTGTTTGGGTCAAGGATCCTGAGGGGAATAAGTACATGGATATGCTATCTGCGTATTCAGCTGTGAACCAAGGACACCGCCACCCGAGAATCATCCAGGCGTTGAAAGACCAGGCAGACAAAGTGACATTGACATCACGCGCATTCCATAACGACCAACTTGGTCCGTGGTATGAATTGGTTTGCGAACTGACAGGGAAAGACATGGCATTGCCGATGAACACGGGGGCGGAAGCTGTTGAAACAGCTATCAAAGCAGCTCGCCGCTGGGCTTATGACGTCAAAGGCGTTGAGGAGAATAAAGCTGAAATCATCGGTTGCAACGGGAACTTCCACGGGCGTACGATGACGGCGGTCTCCCTTTCATCGGAAGCCGAATATAAGCGCGGTTTCGGGCCAATGCTTCCAGGCATCAAGCTAGTTGACTTTGGTGATTTGAAGGCATTGGAAGATGCGATCACTCCGAACACAGCTGCATTCATCATCGAGCCGATCCAAGGGGAAGCGGGAATCCTCATTCCGCCTGCCGGCTATATGAAGGAAGCTTACGAACTTTGTAAAAAACATAACGTCCTATTCATTGCGGATGAGATCCAGGCAGGTCTTTGCCGTACTGGTAAAATGTTCGCTTGTGAATGGGAAGGTTTCGAACCCGACATGTACATTTTAGGGAAAGCTTTAGGCGGCGGCGTGTTCCCGATTTCTTGCGTCGTAGCCAATAAAGATATTCTCGGAGTTTTCAATCCGGGTTCCCACGGATCCACATTCGGAGGAAATCCAATGGCGTGTGCTGTCTCAATCGCTTCTTTGGAAGTTTTACAGGATGAGAAGCTTGCAGATAAGTCACTTGAACTAGGAAATTACTTCATTGAACAATTACAGAACATTAACCATCCGTCGATCAAAGAAGTGCGTGGGCGCGGTCTGTTCATCGGTGTCGAACTGACAGAAGCAGCACGTCCTTATTGCGAAAAGCTGAAAGAACTCGGGTTGCTCTGCAAAGAGACGCATGACACAGTTATCCGTTTCGCACCGCCTTTAATTATCACAAAAGAAGAATTAGATTGGGCTTTAGAGAAAATCAATAAAGTTTTTGCAAGTTAA